Proteins from one Candidatus Dormiibacterota bacterium genomic window:
- a CDS encoding pitrilysin family protein, translated as MTAAARGGGVRAVRLPNGLVVLLREMRQAPVVSVWCWYRVGSRDERPGITGLSHWVEHMNFKGTRRIPKDDVIRRVELAGGTWNGYTWLDVTTYYETVQSDAFEEMLRLESSRMTECLYSTTEVEHERNVVISELQGGENDPRSFLEKEVTGTALQAHPYRWPTIGYLSDLKAITRDDLYGHYRRYYVPNNAILVAAGDFEAAAALRLVRRHFGGVRRGQEPPPVRTVEPPQSGERRLLVRRPSGAVYVDVAFHAPAAAEPDFAALLVTDGILAGGPTVNVWSGHDGRGPSKSSRLYRTLIEGNLAGQVSTLVLPSRHPYLYRIAMTANEGVDPARLEDVLTTEIDRLARGDIEARDLERAKNQFLARHALESESTTDFGHQLGFFETIASHRLFFDLPRRVLAVKAADVTAFARARLGRDRRTVGVLLPSAPPPAPAAAALPGAAVP; from the coding sequence ATGACCGCAGCGGCCCGCGGCGGCGGAGTGCGCGCGGTCCGTCTTCCGAACGGGCTCGTCGTCCTGCTGCGCGAGATGCGCCAGGCCCCGGTCGTCTCCGTCTGGTGCTGGTACCGCGTCGGTTCGCGCGACGAGCGCCCCGGCATCACCGGTCTGTCGCACTGGGTGGAGCACATGAACTTCAAGGGGACGCGCCGCATCCCCAAGGACGACGTGATCCGCCGGGTCGAGCTGGCGGGCGGCACCTGGAACGGCTACACCTGGCTCGACGTCACCACCTATTACGAGACGGTGCAGAGCGACGCGTTCGAGGAGATGCTCCGCCTCGAGTCGTCCCGGATGACGGAGTGCCTCTACTCGACAACCGAGGTCGAGCACGAGCGGAACGTCGTGATCTCGGAGCTGCAGGGGGGCGAGAACGACCCGCGCTCGTTCCTCGAGAAGGAGGTGACCGGCACGGCGCTCCAGGCCCATCCCTATCGCTGGCCGACCATCGGTTACCTGTCGGATCTGAAGGCGATCACGCGCGATGATCTCTACGGGCATTACCGCCGCTATTACGTGCCGAACAACGCGATCCTGGTCGCCGCCGGAGACTTCGAAGCGGCCGCGGCGCTCCGTCTGGTGCGCCGCCACTTCGGAGGGGTCCGCCGCGGGCAGGAACCGCCGCCCGTGCGGACGGTCGAGCCGCCGCAATCGGGCGAGCGGCGCCTCCTGGTGCGGCGCCCTTCCGGGGCGGTCTACGTCGATGTCGCCTTTCACGCCCCCGCGGCGGCGGAGCCCGACTTCGCCGCTCTTCTCGTCACCGACGGGATCCTTGCCGGCGGCCCGACGGTCAACGTCTGGTCCGGCCACGACGGGCGCGGCCCGAGCAAGTCGTCGCGCCTGTACCGGACCCTGATCGAAGGGAACCTTGCCGGCCAGGTCTCGACCCTCGTCCTGCCGTCCCGTCACCCCTACCTGTACCGCATCGCCATGACGGCGAACGAGGGGGTCGACCCGGCGCGCCTCGAGGACGTCCTGACCACCGAGATCGATCGCCTGGCGCGCGGCGACATCGAGGCGCGGGACCTGGAGCGGGCCAAGAACCAGTTCCTGGCGCGGCACGCTCTCGAGTCGGAGAGCACGACCGACTTCGGCCACCAGCTCGGCTTCTTCGAGACGATCGCCAGCCACCGTCTGTTCTTCGACCTGCCGCGACGCGTGCTGGCCGTCAAGGCCGCCGACGTGACGGCCTTCGCGCGCGCGCGGCTCGGCCGCGATCGCAGGACGGTGGGCGTTCTCCTGCCGTCGGCGCCGCCCCCCGCCCCGGCTGCGGCCGCCCTCCCGGGCGCCGCCGTCCCATGA
- a CDS encoding pitrilysin family protein: protein MSSARQIRLDNDLVVIARPNRAARSVAVRLVLEAGAAFDPPGREGTAALVADLLDRGAGSLPGEAIASFFDDLGVAYAASARRDTTEIELRLLSRHLSGVLERVRLIAAEPTFPETEIRREKDQALTAIAERDQDTAAVAEMELHAALFPPGHPYHHPRLGTRDSVTRIDRPDLAAFHRARYRPGGTILSLAGDFDPARVFDLAARVFGSWATPAARGGTTAPPARVSIPDPPAPEKAVVVGRSIAGKTQADIALGFRGLRRLAPDLPSVLVLNSILGEFGLGGRLGKAIRDRAGLAYYAYSHFTAGLGAGPFAVRAGVAPDGVRRAIDLMRRTITQIVRRGVTPSELRDSRQALASSIPRRMETNPEAAAVLADAEFHGLGIDYPERLPGLIGKVTRNDVEDSARTYLTPDRSVLVVAGPAMEKEALS from the coding sequence ATGAGCTCGGCGCGCCAGATCCGCCTGGACAACGACCTCGTGGTGATCGCGCGGCCGAACCGCGCGGCGCGCTCGGTGGCCGTGCGACTGGTCCTCGAGGCGGGGGCGGCCTTCGATCCTCCCGGAAGGGAAGGGACCGCGGCGCTGGTCGCGGACCTGCTGGACCGCGGAGCCGGCTCCCTGCCGGGCGAGGCGATCGCGTCGTTCTTCGACGACCTCGGCGTGGCGTACGCCGCCTCCGCGCGTCGCGACACGACCGAGATCGAGCTGCGACTCCTGTCGCGGCACCTGAGCGGTGTTCTCGAGCGGGTGCGCCTCATCGCGGCGGAGCCGACGTTTCCGGAGACCGAGATCCGCCGCGAGAAGGACCAGGCCCTGACCGCCATCGCCGAGCGCGATCAGGATACCGCCGCAGTGGCCGAGATGGAGCTGCACGCGGCCCTCTTCCCTCCCGGCCACCCCTACCACCACCCGCGACTGGGAACACGCGACAGCGTGACCCGCATCGATCGCCCGGATCTCGCCGCCTTCCACCGCGCGCGGTACCGCCCCGGCGGGACGATCCTGTCGCTGGCCGGAGATTTCGATCCGGCGCGCGTCTTCGACCTCGCGGCGAGGGTCTTCGGGTCCTGGGCCACGCCCGCTGCCCGCGGCGGAACGACCGCGCCGCCGGCGCGCGTCTCGATCCCGGATCCTCCCGCGCCCGAGAAGGCCGTCGTCGTGGGCCGGTCAATCGCGGGGAAGACCCAGGCCGATATCGCGCTCGGCTTCAGGGGGCTCAGGCGCCTGGCCCCCGATCTCCCCTCGGTCCTGGTCCTCAACAGCATCCTGGGGGAGTTCGGTCTGGGGGGGCGTCTCGGTAAGGCGATCCGCGATCGGGCCGGCCTGGCCTATTACGCCTACTCCCATTTCACCGCGGGTCTTGGGGCGGGGCCGTTCGCGGTCCGGGCCGGGGTCGCGCCGGACGGCGTGCGGCGTGCCATCGATCTGATGCGGCGGACGATCACGCAGATCGTGCGCCGCGGCGTCACCCCTTCCGAGCTGCGCGATTCCAGGCAGGCGCTCGCCTCCTCCATTCCCCGGCGGATGGAGACCAATCCCGAAGCGGCGGCCGTCCTCGCGGACGCCGAGTTCCACGGCCTGGGGATCGACTACCCTGAGAGACTGCCCGGTCTGATCGGGAAGGTCACGCGGAACGACGTCGAGGATTCGGCCCGGACGTACCTGACTCCGGATCGCTCGGTGCTGGTCGTGGCCGGCCCCGCGATGGAGAAGGAGGCCCTTTCATGA
- a CDS encoding D-aminoacylase — protein sequence MTGRNVPRALAPWAVLFTALAAAGAAPAPAPVTKPGAPSVAAKETYDVLLRGGRIVDGSGNPWFAGDVAIRGDRIAAIGNLKDAGAHRTIDARGLVIAPGFIDMLGQSELTVLVDPRVQSKITQGITTELTGEGGSVAPQTSFTIEDLLPGIAEYKLTVDWRDYEGYFRRIKAKGSAINFAHLVGATQVRQAVLKSDNRLPEPAELEAMKRHVARAMEAGAFGLSSSLIYPPASFSDTHELVELAKVASLYGGIYASHIRNEADDIITALKEAETIGEQAKIPVEVWHLKCAGRKNWGRMKEVVAEIDGARGRGIDITADIYPYPASSTGLAASLPPTASEGGVARLVARLKDPAERARIRAEVENPSGGWESLFHNVGGPDGVLVVGVRTQANKQYQGKRLSDIAALRGKDPIETMFDLLVEESGSVDCVYFAMSEDDVRTAMTTPWVAFNCDNAGVSPEGVLGASNCHPRAYGTFPRVLGRYVREEKLLRLEDAVRKMTSLPAQKLGLRDRGLLRPGSFADITVFDPGKVIDRATFDAPHQLSEGIVEVFVNGTLVVDQGKITGRLPGRILRGPGYRPAR from the coding sequence ATGACAGGTCGGAATGTCCCGCGCGCGCTCGCCCCTTGGGCCGTCCTTTTCACAGCACTCGCCGCCGCGGGCGCCGCCCCGGCTCCCGCGCCGGTCACGAAGCCGGGCGCGCCGTCTGTCGCTGCAAAGGAAACCTACGATGTCCTGCTGCGCGGAGGGCGGATCGTGGACGGCAGCGGCAATCCGTGGTTCGCCGGAGATGTCGCGATCCGCGGCGACCGCATCGCCGCCATCGGCAATCTGAAGGACGCCGGCGCCCACCGGACGATCGACGCCCGCGGCCTGGTGATCGCCCCGGGGTTCATCGACATGCTCGGGCAGTCGGAGCTGACGGTGCTCGTCGACCCCCGGGTGCAGAGCAAGATCACGCAGGGGATCACGACCGAGCTGACCGGCGAGGGGGGTTCGGTCGCGCCGCAGACGTCCTTCACGATCGAGGACCTCCTGCCGGGTATCGCCGAGTACAAGCTCACCGTCGACTGGCGCGACTACGAGGGCTACTTCCGGCGAATCAAGGCGAAGGGATCGGCGATCAACTTCGCCCACCTCGTCGGGGCGACCCAGGTGCGCCAGGCGGTCCTGAAGAGCGACAACCGGCTGCCGGAACCGGCCGAGCTCGAGGCGATGAAGCGCCATGTGGCGCGCGCCATGGAGGCCGGGGCGTTCGGCCTGTCCTCGTCCCTCATCTATCCGCCGGCGAGCTTCTCGGACACGCACGAGCTCGTCGAGCTGGCGAAGGTCGCGTCCCTGTACGGCGGCATCTACGCCTCGCACATCCGCAACGAGGCGGACGACATCATCACGGCCCTGAAGGAGGCGGAGACCATCGGCGAGCAGGCGAAGATCCCGGTCGAGGTCTGGCACCTCAAGTGCGCGGGGCGGAAGAACTGGGGGCGCATGAAGGAGGTGGTGGCGGAGATCGACGGCGCCCGCGGACGCGGGATCGACATCACCGCCGACATCTATCCCTACCCCGCGTCGTCGACCGGTCTGGCCGCGAGTCTGCCGCCGACGGCTTCGGAAGGGGGCGTGGCCCGGCTCGTGGCCCGCCTGAAGGACCCCGCCGAGCGCGCCCGCATCCGCGCCGAGGTCGAGAACCCTTCGGGAGGGTGGGAGAGCCTGTTCCACAACGTCGGGGGGCCGGACGGCGTGCTCGTCGTCGGCGTAAGGACGCAGGCGAACAAGCAGTACCAGGGGAAGAGACTGTCGGACATAGCGGCCCTGCGCGGCAAGGACCCGATCGAGACGATGTTCGATCTGCTCGTGGAGGAGAGCGGATCGGTCGACTGCGTCTACTTCGCCATGTCGGAGGACGACGTCCGCACCGCGATGACGACCCCCTGGGTGGCGTTCAACTGCGACAACGCGGGTGTGTCCCCCGAGGGGGTGCTCGGGGCGAGCAACTGCCACCCGCGCGCCTACGGCACGTTCCCGCGCGTCCTCGGGCGCTACGTCCGCGAGGAGAAGCTCCTGCGTCTCGAAGATGCGGTGCGCAAGATGACGTCCCTTCCCGCCCAGAAGCTGGGGCTGAGGGACCGAGGTCTGCTGCGTCCGGGGTCGTTCGCCGACATCACCGTGTTCGACCCCGGGAAGGTGATCGATCGGGCCACGTTCGACGCGCCGCACCAGCTCTCGGAAGGGATCGTCGAGGTCTTCGTCAACGGGACCCTGGTCGTGGACCAGGGGAAGATCACCGGCCGCCTGCCCGGTCGAATCCTGCGCGGCCCCGGATACCGGCCGGCGCGCTAG